In Nocardia asteroides, a single genomic region encodes these proteins:
- a CDS encoding ATP-binding cassette domain-containing protein produces the protein MTSALSISALHKGFGDQPVLRGLDLEVAAGTVFSLLGPNGAGKTTLVRILATLAAPDRGSASVFGHDVVTDADAVRALIGVTGQYSAVDGVLTARENLRLTGRLLHLPGPELARRSAELLDRFDLAEAADRRTAGFSGGMRRRLDLAMSLMGGPRMVFLDEPTTGLDPRSRRELWAVIQGLAADGATVFLTTQYLEEADQLADRIAVLDNGVVVADGTPDELKRRAPGGHLRLRFGTADELGAARAALPLPDGWRAEPEQLLLQLPSDGSAAEVRALLNRCAELGIEVARLTVHTPDLDDVFFALTGHPAPAEAA, from the coding sequence ATGACCTCCGCGCTCTCGATCTCCGCCCTGCACAAGGGTTTCGGCGATCAACCGGTGCTGCGCGGCCTCGATCTCGAGGTTGCCGCAGGCACCGTCTTCTCCCTGCTCGGGCCGAACGGCGCGGGCAAGACCACCCTGGTCCGGATCCTCGCGACGCTGGCCGCGCCGGACCGCGGCAGCGCCAGCGTCTTCGGCCACGACGTGGTGACCGACGCCGACGCGGTACGCGCGCTGATCGGCGTCACCGGGCAGTACTCCGCGGTCGACGGCGTGCTCACCGCGCGGGAGAACCTGCGCCTCACCGGCAGGCTGCTGCACCTGCCCGGCCCCGAGCTGGCCCGCCGCTCGGCCGAGCTGCTCGATCGCTTCGACCTCGCCGAAGCCGCGGACCGGCGCACCGCGGGCTTCTCCGGCGGCATGCGGCGCCGGCTCGACCTGGCGATGAGCCTGATGGGCGGGCCGCGCATGGTCTTCCTCGACGAGCCGACCACCGGGCTCGACCCGCGCAGCAGGCGGGAGCTCTGGGCGGTGATCCAGGGGCTGGCCGCCGACGGCGCCACCGTCTTCCTCACCACCCAGTACCTGGAGGAGGCCGATCAGCTCGCCGACCGGATCGCGGTGCTCGACAACGGCGTCGTCGTCGCCGACGGCACCCCGGACGAGCTCAAGCGGCGCGCGCCCGGCGGGCACCTGCGGCTGCGCTTCGGCACCGCCGACGAGCTCGGCGCCGCCCGCGCCGCGCTCCCGCTGCCCGACGGGTGGCGCGCCGAGCCGGAGCAGCTGCTGCTGCAGCTGCCGTCGGACGGCAGCGCCGCCGAGGTGCGCGCGCTGCTGAACCGCTGCGCCGAGCTCGGCATCGAGGTGGCGCGGCTGACCGTGCACACCCCCGATCTCGACGACGTCTTCTTCGCGCTCACCGGGCACCCCGCCCCGGCCGAGGCCGCGTGA
- a CDS encoding transposase has protein sequence MTGLPVELIAGLAAEVEPVWRARQEARRAVRVRAPGAGTRYKLVFLDRLLVTLVHLRHGVTHDVLAAWFDVDRSTVTRAIGEIRPILAERGCRAGNCTRLRTLDEVVEFLGAAADYAIMDATEVRVRRPAARALSRDKFVSGKSRQNAIKTLVITDSVGRLLFCGATAPGSVADITQARRSGLPGMLAGSGARVLADAGYQGLGTQNGGAVITPPHRKMRRNPPAWYEQLYREQRKAHSRLRIRVEHAIAHLKNWRSLSRHLPRRASFAHNILAAAGLLSDFQHVSRPQST, from the coding sequence GTGACGGGTCTGCCGGTGGAGTTGATCGCAGGGTTGGCGGCCGAGGTGGAGCCGGTATGGCGAGCACGTCAGGAAGCGCGGCGCGCTGTGCGGGTCCGCGCCCCAGGCGCCGGTACTCGGTATAAGCTGGTCTTCCTCGACCGGCTTCTGGTGACACTGGTCCACCTTCGCCACGGAGTCACCCACGACGTGCTCGCGGCATGGTTCGATGTGGATCGCTCCACGGTGACCCGCGCGATCGGTGAGATCCGGCCGATCCTGGCCGAGCGCGGCTGCCGCGCTGGAAACTGCACCCGGCTGCGCACGCTCGATGAAGTCGTTGAGTTCCTGGGCGCGGCAGCCGATTACGCGATCATGGACGCGACCGAGGTCCGTGTTCGCCGACCTGCCGCGCGAGCGCTGAGCCGGGACAAGTTCGTGTCCGGCAAGTCGCGACAGAACGCGATCAAGACCCTGGTGATCACCGACTCCGTGGGAAGGCTGCTGTTCTGTGGCGCCACCGCACCCGGATCGGTCGCCGACATCACCCAGGCGCGGCGCAGTGGCTTGCCCGGAATGCTCGCCGGGTCCGGTGCCCGGGTCTTGGCCGACGCCGGCTACCAGGGCCTGGGCACCCAGAACGGTGGTGCGGTGATAACCCCACCGCACCGCAAGATGCGACGCAACCCGCCAGCCTGGTACGAGCAGCTCTACCGAGAACAGCGTAAAGCACACTCGCGCCTACGGATTCGTGTCGAACATGCCATCGCACACCTAAAGAACTGGCGCTCACTGTCGCGCCACCTGCCCCGCCGCGCGTCTTTCGCGCACAACATCCTCGCCGCGGCGGGACTGCTGTCGGACTTCCAGCACGTCAGCCGCCCGCAGTCAACGTAG
- a CDS encoding response regulator transcription factor, producing the protein MQVLIVEDDHDLAEELHRGLESQGFQGFVANTGRDALILHTEAEVVLLDIGLPDMDGLEVCRKIRTISNIPIIILSGRSDEIDRVLGLKLGADDYVIKPHSLRELAARLEAVIRRARQSGENSSPAGIARIEGDVRVLREIRIDVGSRKVTVKNREVSLTRREFAFLELLAREPGKVFSREDIMIEAWGHDGAGDTRTLGVHVASLRKKLGVPAIETVRGVGFRLAS; encoded by the coding sequence ATGCAGGTACTGATCGTCGAGGACGACCACGATCTAGCAGAGGAGTTGCACCGGGGCCTCGAGTCTCAGGGATTTCAGGGATTCGTTGCCAACACTGGACGCGACGCGCTCATCCTGCACACCGAGGCAGAGGTGGTATTACTCGACATAGGCTTGCCCGATATGGACGGTTTGGAGGTCTGCCGCAAGATCAGGACGATCTCCAACATACCGATCATCATCCTGAGTGGCAGATCGGACGAGATCGACCGAGTACTTGGGCTGAAGCTCGGAGCAGACGACTACGTGATCAAGCCACACAGCCTACGGGAACTCGCGGCCCGATTGGAGGCCGTAATACGCCGCGCCCGGCAGAGTGGGGAAAATTCGTCCCCCGCCGGCATTGCCCGGATCGAGGGCGATGTCCGTGTGTTGAGAGAGATACGCATCGATGTCGGCAGCCGCAAGGTTACCGTCAAGAATCGCGAAGTGAGCCTGACTCGGCGAGAGTTTGCTTTCCTTGAGCTGCTGGCTCGTGAACCGGGCAAGGTTTTCAGCAGGGAAGATATCATGATCGAGGCGTGGGGACATGACGGAGCCGGTGACACGAGAACACTAGGCGTTCACGTAGCCAGCCTACGAAAAAAGCTGGGTGTGCCTGCGATCGAGACCGTGCGCGGCGTCGGCTTTCGCTTGGCATCATAA
- a CDS encoding sensor histidine kinase, with translation MVQRIILAGLIAAAVIVGLLTMLPLGVSRFFPGFICGGLAGSSIALFARPLTRRARPSTDTFRRAQIQLGSGRIGRQDAHNGSPDVPDRVCFVNPATEDATTRHDPNSSGKADLAHQLRTVLQLLTARIDRLETSVTEERSAIFAKVRADLARLRDILTEQLDDPTGRATTPPTAIDVRKVVMDRLNAWSDEAARRGSLTLRPMTIDSAVIVTQRGTLEHLLDILFDNATKYSPAHCEILVSAQVSPTGEQVAVRVVDQGPGITATQREHALERGWRADSGDIPGRGLGLSIAEMLVKSNQGRLTLDAASSGHGLEVSIYFPVVFDRRTSESPPHSNDATGTPYSITLDLRSI, from the coding sequence ATGGTACAGCGAATTATCCTGGCCGGATTGATTGCCGCCGCCGTTATAGTCGGCCTACTCACGATGTTGCCGCTCGGGGTGTCTCGATTCTTCCCCGGGTTTATTTGCGGCGGCTTGGCCGGATCGTCCATCGCCCTCTTCGCCCGACCCCTCACACGGCGGGCACGTCCTTCCACCGATACCTTCAGAAGAGCGCAGATACAGCTCGGAAGCGGCAGGATCGGCAGGCAGGACGCACATAACGGTTCGCCGGATGTACCCGACCGTGTCTGCTTCGTCAATCCTGCGACCGAGGACGCAACGACCCGGCATGATCCCAACAGCAGCGGAAAAGCCGATCTCGCACACCAACTCCGTACCGTGTTGCAGCTACTGACGGCCCGGATAGATCGGCTCGAAACCTCTGTCACAGAGGAACGTTCGGCGATCTTCGCGAAGGTGAGAGCTGATTTGGCCCGACTGCGTGACATTCTCACCGAGCAACTCGATGACCCAACCGGCAGAGCGACCACGCCACCAACCGCAATCGACGTCCGGAAGGTGGTGATGGACCGATTGAACGCTTGGTCGGACGAGGCCGCGCGACGCGGATCGCTCACGCTCCGACCGATGACGATCGATTCGGCGGTGATTGTTACGCAACGCGGCACCCTCGAACATTTGTTGGACATTCTGTTCGACAATGCGACGAAATACTCGCCAGCGCATTGCGAGATACTGGTATCCGCACAGGTCAGCCCGACTGGGGAGCAGGTCGCAGTCAGAGTCGTTGATCAGGGGCCAGGCATCACCGCGACCCAACGAGAACACGCACTCGAACGCGGTTGGCGAGCGGATTCCGGTGACATACCCGGTCGAGGCTTGGGGCTGTCGATCGCAGAGATGCTGGTGAAATCGAATCAGGGCCGGCTGACTCTGGATGCCGCGTCTTCGGGGCACGGACTCGAAGTGAGCATTTACTTTCCGGTCGTGTTCGACCGAAGAACATCGGAATCACCCCCGCACTCGAACGACGCGACCGGGACGCCGTATTCGATCACACTCGACCTCCGCAGCATATAG
- a CDS encoding TetR/AcrR family transcriptional regulator, producing the protein MQDDPQELMPRRRPTQERSKRKFDALLQSSRELLVEVGFESFTCEEVAARAEVPIGTLYQFFANKYVIVCELNRQDLVAVSRELADFHGGVPSLDWLRHMNQFVDHLANLWMTDPSRREVWLAMQSTPSTRATGAKHEKEFAEVVAQMLRPLTPRTPRERRTTMAQVLVHVVYSMLNFSVQDQQSHGEAVAELKRLMVAYLLVAEKDSRS; encoded by the coding sequence ATGCAGGACGATCCGCAGGAGCTCATGCCGCGGCGCCGCCCGACCCAGGAGCGCAGCAAACGGAAGTTCGACGCGCTGCTCCAGTCCTCGCGGGAACTGCTGGTCGAGGTGGGTTTCGAATCGTTCACCTGTGAAGAGGTCGCGGCCCGCGCGGAGGTGCCGATCGGCACCCTCTACCAGTTCTTCGCGAACAAGTACGTGATCGTCTGCGAGCTGAACCGGCAGGATCTGGTCGCGGTCTCCCGGGAGCTGGCCGATTTCCACGGCGGCGTCCCCTCGCTGGACTGGCTGCGGCACATGAACCAGTTCGTCGACCACCTGGCGAATCTGTGGATGACCGACCCCTCGCGCCGCGAGGTCTGGCTCGCCATGCAGTCAACGCCGTCCACCCGGGCCACCGGCGCCAAGCACGAGAAGGAGTTCGCCGAGGTGGTCGCGCAGATGCTGCGCCCGCTCACCCCGCGCACCCCGCGCGAGCGGCGCACCACCATGGCCCAGGTGCTGGTGCACGTGGTCTATTCGATGCTCAACTTCTCGGTGCAGGACCAGCAGAGCCACGGCGAGGCGGTCGCCGAGCTGAAGCGGCTCATGGTGGCGTATCTGTTGGTCGCCGAGAAGGATTCGCGCTCCTAG
- a CDS encoding transglycosylase SLT domain-containing protein, producing the protein MPDSRLSTLRRPTLRESITGAVAAAGVVAVCASSAVSVADNSVPSRIALIADQQPAAAEQAQAAQPAAAPVAEVLPAAAPLVEQAEMRAATAFYPDNLHGWISQALDVMHANGIPGSYESIHRNIMRESTGNPRAINLYDSNAAAGIPSKGLLQVIDPTFAKFHVPGTPFDVWDPVANIVAACNYAAHTYGSMDNVHGAY; encoded by the coding sequence ATGCCCGACTCACGATTGTCCACCCTGCGGCGCCCCACCCTGCGCGAGAGCATCACCGGCGCGGTAGCGGCCGCGGGCGTGGTCGCCGTCTGCGCGTCCTCCGCCGTCTCGGTGGCCGACAACAGCGTGCCGTCGCGCATCGCCCTGATCGCCGACCAGCAGCCCGCCGCCGCCGAGCAGGCGCAGGCCGCCCAGCCCGCCGCCGCGCCCGTGGCCGAGGTGCTGCCCGCCGCCGCGCCGCTGGTGGAGCAGGCCGAGATGCGGGCGGCGACCGCCTTCTACCCGGACAACCTGCACGGCTGGATCAGCCAGGCGCTCGACGTGATGCACGCCAACGGCATCCCGGGCAGCTACGAGTCGATCCACCGCAACATCATGCGCGAGTCGACCGGCAACCCGCGGGCGATCAACCTCTACGACTCGAACGCCGCCGCGGGCATCCCGTCGAAGGGGCTGCTCCAGGTGATCGACCCGACCTTCGCCAAGTTCCACGTCCCGGGCACGCCGTTCGACGTCTGGGACCCGGTCGCCAATATCGTGGCCGCCTGCAACTACGCCGCGCACACCTACGGCTCGATGGACAACGTGCACGGCGCCTACTGA
- a CDS encoding metallophosphoesterase, with protein sequence MIDWYTADLHIGHRLLSELRGFPDIPAHDEELARRWDALVGPDERVWVLGDISVGGKRQETAALEWIARRPGEKHLITGNHDGCHPMRSRAAAWQATYLAGGFASVQQTAVHKIGGQRVTLSHFPFRFDPEGDHTPENRFEEWRVPDIGQFLLHGHTHSEVKVRGRQIHVGLDAHELRPVTREWVAEQVESAG encoded by the coding sequence GTGATCGACTGGTACACCGCCGATCTGCACATCGGCCATCGGCTGCTGTCCGAGCTGCGCGGCTTCCCCGACATCCCCGCCCACGACGAGGAGCTGGCCCGGCGCTGGGACGCGCTCGTCGGGCCCGACGAGCGGGTGTGGGTGCTCGGCGACATCTCCGTCGGCGGTAAACGGCAGGAGACCGCGGCACTGGAGTGGATCGCCCGCCGCCCGGGCGAGAAGCACCTGATCACCGGGAACCATGACGGGTGCCACCCGATGCGGTCGCGCGCCGCCGCCTGGCAGGCGACCTACCTGGCGGGCGGCTTCGCCTCGGTGCAGCAGACGGCGGTGCACAAGATCGGGGGGCAGCGGGTGACGCTGTCGCACTTTCCGTTCCGGTTCGATCCGGAGGGGGATCACACGCCGGAGAATCGGTTCGAGGAGTGGCGGGTTCCGGATATCGGGCAGTTTCTGCTGCACGGGCATACGCACTCGGAGGTCAAGGTGCGGGGGCGGCAGATTCACGTCGGGCTGGATGCGCACGAGCTGCGGCCGGTCACCCGCGAGTGGGTCGCGGAGCAGGTCGAGAGCGCGGGGTAG
- a CDS encoding acyltransferase family protein yields MHDDRPPALRYRHDLDGLRGVAIALVVVFHVWFGRVSGGVDVFLVLSGFFFTGMLLRRGAGGGVSVPAVAVRTLRRLLPALLVVLISVAAWAVATLPYTQWTELSRQLLASVFYYQNWQLASAAADYLAADPSVSPLQHLWSMAVQGQFYLAVLLLIAFVALVCRRVLRRPRLLRPAVGVLVAIGAAASFWYAATRPAVEQDWTYYDSAARAWELLAGALLAVLLASGSLPTGRVARFLRALLALGGLAAVLACGLLFDGAQQFPGPAALFPVLATVALIVAGAGERPPAISRLLAAWPFVELGAIAYALYLWHWPLLIGALIYTGSGGAGVGSGMVVVGLALLLAVLTRHGIEEPLRQRSDRRAGAPVLVRRGIGAVVALAGVTVLGAAWFWQAVLFDNERPLSALDPVVYPGADALVAGVAAPPAAVRPSMLEAPRDVPASTTDGCISDWHTTAVVTCDYGDPDGERTIAVVGNSHAEHWLTALDAIGRARGVRIAVYLKMGCSLNLREDSLYRGEPISDCRDWSRAVLDQLTVDRPDWVFTTATAPVWPVGGDEVPQGFVEVWGALAERDLRVLAVRDTPWLRTAYGRYSAVDCLAAGGTAESCGMSRADALAPVNPALEPAAGFPNVHLLDLSDAVCGPYVCRVVEGNVLVYHDEHHLTASYVRTLTPELERQIGAGTGLW; encoded by the coding sequence ATGCACGACGATCGACCACCGGCTCTGCGCTATCGGCACGACCTGGACGGGCTGCGCGGAGTGGCGATCGCGTTGGTGGTGGTCTTCCACGTGTGGTTCGGCCGGGTTTCCGGTGGTGTCGACGTTTTCCTGGTGCTCTCCGGCTTCTTCTTCACCGGCATGCTGCTGCGCCGCGGCGCGGGCGGCGGGGTCTCGGTGCCCGCGGTCGCCGTGCGCACCCTGCGCCGGCTGCTTCCCGCGCTGCTGGTGGTGCTGATCTCGGTGGCGGCCTGGGCGGTGGCGACGCTGCCGTACACCCAGTGGACGGAGCTCTCCCGGCAGCTGCTCGCCTCGGTCTTCTACTACCAGAACTGGCAGCTGGCCAGCGCCGCCGCCGACTACCTCGCCGCCGACCCATCGGTGAGCCCGCTGCAGCACCTGTGGTCGATGGCGGTGCAGGGCCAGTTCTACCTGGCCGTGCTGCTGCTGATCGCGTTCGTCGCGCTGGTCTGCCGCCGGGTGCTGCGCAGGCCGCGGCTGCTCCGCCCCGCGGTCGGGGTGCTGGTCGCCATCGGTGCGGCGGCGTCGTTCTGGTACGCCGCCACCCGCCCGGCCGTCGAGCAGGACTGGACCTACTACGACAGCGCGGCACGGGCGTGGGAGCTGCTGGCGGGCGCGCTGCTCGCGGTGCTGCTGGCCTCGGGGTCGCTGCCGACCGGCCGGGTGGCCCGGTTCCTGCGCGCGCTGCTCGCGCTCGGCGGGCTGGCGGCGGTGCTCGCCTGCGGCCTGCTCTTCGACGGGGCGCAGCAGTTCCCCGGCCCGGCTGCGCTCTTCCCGGTGCTCGCCACCGTCGCGCTGATCGTGGCCGGGGCGGGGGAGCGCCCGCCCGCGATCTCCCGGCTGCTCGCCGCCTGGCCCTTCGTGGAACTCGGCGCCATCGCCTACGCGCTCTACCTGTGGCACTGGCCGCTGCTCATCGGCGCGCTGATCTACACCGGCTCCGGCGGCGCCGGGGTCGGCAGCGGGATGGTGGTGGTGGGGCTCGCGCTGCTGCTCGCGGTGCTGACCAGGCACGGGATCGAGGAGCCGCTGCGGCAGCGCTCGGACCGGCGGGCCGGGGCGCCGGTGCTGGTGCGGCGCGGGATCGGCGCGGTGGTCGCGCTGGCCGGGGTGACGGTGCTCGGCGCCGCCTGGTTCTGGCAGGCCGTGCTCTTCGACAACGAAAGGCCGCTCAGCGCACTGGATCCCGTGGTCTACCCGGGTGCCGACGCGCTGGTCGCCGGGGTCGCGGCGCCGCCGGCCGCGGTCCGGCCGTCGATGCTGGAGGCCCCGCGCGACGTCCCCGCCTCGACCACCGACGGCTGCATCTCGGATTGGCACACCACCGCGGTGGTCACCTGCGACTACGGCGACCCCGACGGCGAGCGGACCATCGCCGTCGTCGGCAACTCGCACGCCGAGCACTGGCTCACCGCGCTGGACGCCATCGGCCGGGCGCGCGGCGTGCGGATCGCGGTCTACCTCAAGATGGGCTGCTCGCTGAACCTGCGCGAGGACTCGCTCTACCGCGGCGAGCCGATCTCGGACTGCCGCGACTGGTCCCGCGCGGTGCTGGACCAGCTCACCGTGGACCGTCCGGACTGGGTCTTCACCACCGCGACCGCCCCGGTCTGGCCGGTCGGCGGCGACGAGGTGCCGCAGGGCTTCGTCGAGGTGTGGGGCGCGCTGGCCGAGCGCGACCTGCGCGTGCTCGCGGTGCGCGACACCCCCTGGCTGCGCACCGCGTACGGCCGCTACAGCGCGGTCGACTGCCTCGCCGCGGGCGGCACCGCGGAGAGCTGCGGCATGTCGCGTGCCGACGCGCTCGCCCCGGTCAACCCCGCGCTCGAACCCGCCGCAGGCTTCCCGAACGTGCACCTGCTCGACCTGAGCGACGCGGTGTGCGGGCCGTACGTGTGCCGGGTGGTCGAGGGCAATGTGCTCGTGTACCACGACGAGCACCACCTGACCGCCAGCTACGTCCGCACCCTGACGCCGGAGCTGGAGCGGCAGATCGGCGCCGGGACCGGGCTGTGGTGA
- a CDS encoding excalibur calcium-binding domain-containing protein, with product MNVRRLTVSAAAAGLTLLAAPAAHAVPTGSAGTGSSAIDAGVGLTGSAGLTQTGSAGGAFANCEDAKAAGRAPLFRGEPGYGPHLDPDGDGFACPTV from the coding sequence ATGAACGTTCGCCGGCTCACCGTCAGCGCTGCCGCCGCGGGGCTCACGCTCCTCGCGGCTCCGGCCGCCCATGCCGTGCCCACCGGTTCCGCCGGAACCGGGTCCTCCGCCATCGACGCCGGGGTCGGGCTCACCGGCTCGGCCGGTCTGACCCAGACCGGCTCCGCGGGCGGCGCCTTCGCCAACTGCGAGGATGCCAAGGCCGCCGGGCGCGCGCCGCTGTTCCGCGGGGAACCGGGCTACGGCCCGCACCTGGACCCGGACGGCGACGGCTTCGCCTGCCCGACGGTCTGA
- the bcp gene encoding thioredoxin-dependent thiol peroxidase, with protein MTDTRLSPGDPAPDFSLPDADGNTVSLADYRGRKVVVYFYPAASTPGCTKQACDFRDSLAELDGAGIAVVGISPDKPAKLAKFRDAEQLTFPLLSDPDRAVLKAYGAFGEKTMYGKTVTGVIRSTFLVDAEGKIEVAQYNVRATGHVAKLRRDLSV; from the coding sequence GTGACCGACACTCGACTCTCCCCCGGCGACCCGGCCCCCGATTTCAGCCTGCCCGACGCCGACGGCAACACCGTCTCCCTGGCCGATTACCGCGGCCGCAAGGTCGTCGTGTACTTCTACCCGGCCGCCAGCACCCCCGGCTGCACCAAGCAGGCCTGCGACTTCCGGGACAGCCTGGCCGAACTGGACGGCGCCGGGATCGCCGTCGTCGGCATCTCGCCGGACAAGCCAGCCAAACTGGCCAAGTTCCGCGACGCCGAACAGCTCACCTTCCCGCTGCTCTCCGACCCGGACCGCGCGGTGCTGAAGGCGTACGGCGCCTTCGGCGAGAAGACCATGTACGGCAAGACCGTCACCGGCGTGATCCGCTCGACCTTCCTGGTGGACGCGGAGGGCAAGATCGAGGTCGCGCAGTACAACGTGCGCGCCACCGGGCACGTCGCCAAGCTGCGGCGCGATCTGTCGGTCTGA
- a CDS encoding ABC transporter permease, producing the protein MTAPTAGVRVLLDTRTMLDRNLRHSLRSPDALIMTIAVPVMILLMFVYVLGGAIEVGGGTYVDYVVPGILLLCAGFGSATTAVAVCSDVTEGIVDRFRTMAVARSAFLNAHVTESLLRNLVTTAIVTVLAVLIGFRPSADPLRWLAALGLVALFVLALSWISAALGLLTRSVEAANGSTFAFLFLPYVSSAFVPVGSMPGWLRPVAEHQPVTPVIETVRGLLIGTPIGSSALFAVGWCALFTVLGYVGALAAFRARTRE; encoded by the coding sequence ATGACCGCCCCCACCGCCGGAGTCCGGGTACTGCTGGACACCCGCACCATGCTCGACCGCAACCTGCGGCACTCGCTGCGCAGCCCGGACGCCCTGATCATGACCATCGCGGTGCCGGTGATGATCCTGCTCATGTTCGTCTACGTGCTCGGCGGCGCCATCGAGGTGGGCGGCGGCACCTACGTCGACTACGTGGTGCCGGGAATCCTGCTGCTGTGCGCCGGGTTCGGCTCGGCCACCACCGCGGTCGCGGTCTGCTCGGACGTCACCGAGGGCATCGTCGACCGCTTCCGCACCATGGCGGTGGCGCGCTCGGCCTTCCTGAACGCGCACGTCACCGAGAGCCTGCTGCGCAACCTGGTGACCACCGCCATCGTCACCGTGCTGGCGGTGCTGATCGGGTTCCGGCCGAGCGCCGATCCGCTGCGCTGGCTGGCCGCGCTCGGGCTGGTCGCGCTGTTCGTGCTGGCACTCTCCTGGATCTCGGCGGCGCTCGGGCTGCTCACCCGCAGCGTGGAGGCGGCGAACGGCTCCACCTTCGCGTTCCTCTTCCTGCCCTACGTGAGCAGCGCCTTCGTCCCGGTCGGGTCGATGCCGGGCTGGCTGCGGCCGGTGGCCGAGCACCAGCCGGTGACGCCGGTGATCGAGACCGTGCGCGGGCTGCTCATCGGCACCCCGATCGGGTCGAGCGCGCTGTTCGCGGTCGGCTGGTGCGCGCTGTTCACGGTGCTGGGGTACGTGGGCGCGCTGGCCGCGTTCCGGGCGCGCACCAGGGAGTGA
- a CDS encoding DUF3618 domain-containing protein, with the protein MARDTERIERDIEAARTRLAGTLDELAVRADPQRIAGDTKNLVLAKLNEPKVKYSLIGAGAVVVGLVLVKLFR; encoded by the coding sequence GTGGCAAGGGACACCGAGCGGATCGAGCGTGACATCGAGGCCGCGCGCACGCGGCTGGCAGGCACGCTGGACGAGCTCGCGGTGCGGGCCGATCCGCAGCGGATCGCCGGCGACACCAAGAACCTGGTGCTGGCCAAGCTGAACGAGCCCAAGGTCAAGTACAGCCTGATCGGCGCGGGCGCCGTCGTGGTCGGCCTGGTGCTGGTCAAGCTCTTCCGCTGA
- a CDS encoding TetR/AcrR family transcriptional regulator, translating to MEKRDPSSALRLLWGMEAAGTRGPKRGLSLEGIVDAAIAVADADGYAALSMKRVAEELGFTAMSLYRYVDSKTTLVELMSDRVIGLPPDSDPALGWRDALRRWAVSEYELIIRHPWWLEIPMVTPPLGPNNMAWLNSGLTILERTGLPAGVRLRLVMNLTLFVIGRMRLSVELGQADTEDDTFDGLFATMDPRRFPAVLAAAAEGAFSDDEIDWARADFEFGLDRTLDGYEHFIRGLRP from the coding sequence GTGGAGAAGCGGGATCCGAGCAGCGCCCTGCGGCTGCTCTGGGGGATGGAGGCGGCGGGCACGCGCGGCCCCAAGCGCGGGCTCTCGCTGGAGGGCATCGTGGACGCGGCCATCGCGGTGGCCGACGCCGACGGCTACGCGGCGCTCTCGATGAAGCGGGTGGCGGAGGAGCTCGGCTTCACCGCCATGTCGCTCTACCGCTACGTGGATAGCAAGACGACGCTGGTCGAGCTGATGTCGGACCGGGTGATCGGGCTACCGCCCGACTCGGACCCCGCGCTCGGCTGGCGGGACGCGCTGCGACGGTGGGCGGTCAGCGAGTACGAGCTGATCATCCGGCACCCGTGGTGGCTGGAGATTCCCATGGTGACCCCGCCGCTCGGGCCGAACAACATGGCCTGGCTGAACTCCGGCCTGACGATCCTGGAGCGCACCGGCCTGCCCGCGGGGGTCCGGCTGCGGCTGGTGATGAACCTGACGCTCTTCGTGATCGGCCGGATGCGGCTGAGCGTGGAGCTCGGCCAGGCCGACACCGAAGACGACACCTTCGACGGCCTCTTCGCGACCATGGATCCGCGGCGCTTCCCCGCCGTGCTCGCCGCCGCCGCCGAAGGCGCCTTCTCCGACGACGAGATCGACTGGGCCCGCGCCGATTTCGAGTTCGGGCTGGACCGCACGCTGGACGGCTACGAGCACTTCATCCGCGGCCTGCGGCCCTGA
- a CDS encoding MarR family winged helix-turn-helix transcriptional regulator has protein sequence MVRWLSDDEQTTWQAFIRLNQRLDAAIAQGLAKHGLSTPDYELMVALSAAPDGALRAKDLAAEVCWEKSRLSKHLARMAGRGLVERKPVADDARGVLVVLTEQGRSTLELAAPSHVELVRRLFVDALSADEARSLRSLAAKVVTRSEAEVL, from the coding sequence ATGGTCCGATGGCTCTCCGATGACGAACAGACCACCTGGCAGGCCTTCATCCGGCTGAACCAGCGGCTGGACGCGGCCATCGCGCAGGGGCTGGCCAAGCACGGATTGTCCACGCCGGACTACGAACTCATGGTCGCGCTCTCCGCCGCGCCGGACGGCGCGCTGCGCGCCAAGGATCTGGCGGCCGAGGTGTGCTGGGAGAAGAGCAGGCTCTCCAAGCACCTGGCCCGGATGGCCGGGCGCGGGCTGGTCGAGCGCAAGCCGGTGGCCGACGACGCCCGCGGCGTGCTCGTCGTCCTCACCGAGCAGGGCAGGAGCACGCTGGAGCTGGCCGCGCCGAGCCACGTCGAGCTGGTGCGCAGGCTCTTCGTGGACGCGCTCAGCGCGGACGAGGCGCGCTCGCTGCGCTCGCTCGCGGCCAAGGTGGTGACCCGCTCGGAGGCCGAGGTGCTGTGA